A DNA window from Drosophila virilis strain 15010-1051.87 chromosome 4, Dvir_AGI_RSII-ME, whole genome shotgun sequence contains the following coding sequences:
- the LOC6634080 gene encoding uncharacterized protein — protein MPNVAALKLGPSFPFNQMSWPPSGLQVLDHLALQQQINANFILHAITNYKKSPFERKTLDFIDKKWLALLGLWREFRCRDRQIRRDYMNVEPQHGYFQQELYALIHEKYMAARSRMSRDKRNLLKCKASQA, from the coding sequence ATGCCGAATGTTGCTGCCTTAAAGCTGGGGCCCAGTTTTCCCTTTAATCAAATGTCCTGGCCACCGAGCGGCCTCCAGGTGCTGGACCATTTGgcgctgcaacaacaaatcaatgCAAATTTCATCTTACACGCGATTACCAACTATAAGAAATCACCGTTCGAGCGCAAGACTCTGGACTTTATTGACAAAAAGTGGCTGGCACTGCTTGGGCTGTGGCGCGAGTTCCGGTGCCGGGACAGGCAAATACGACGTGACTACATGAATGTCGAGCCGCAGCACGGATACTTTCAGCAGGAGCTGTACGCGCTCATTCATGAGAAATATATGGCGGCTCGCAGTCGCATGAGTCGCGACAAAAGAAACCTGCTCAAGTGCAAAGCTTCCCAGGCGTAG